The following nucleotide sequence is from Barnesiella viscericola DSM 18177.
CAGCGAAATCGAAACGTTCCAATAGCAAAACTCTCATACCTCGCAAGGAACAGTCTCTCGCTGTACCTGCTCCCGTTATGCCACCTCCGATGATGATGACATCATATTCATTGCTTTTGCCGTTGAGATTCATGGTAATTATATTATCCTTTTTCTTGTTGATATAAAACCTGTATTGTTTCATATCGCAACAAATATATAGAGTTTTTTAATACAAATGAAATTTTTCTGCAATTTTTTTGTAACTGGAATGTAATATTGTTTTCAAAACGAAATTCATATCTTTGACTATATGTAATGGGGTTATATATCGAAGCATATTATAATAAGGCATGAAAGGGTTGGTCGATTCAGCTCTTTTAACACAAAACAGCCCCTTATTTCTTTAAAAATGAACTAACTTGCATTAAAAACATAAATGATAGTGTTCTTATGACGAAAGAAGAGAGACATTCCATTATTTTGGAGTTGTTGATGCAGCATAATTCCATACTGGTTACTGACCTGGCCGAGCATTTGAATGTTTCGTCGGTTACGATACGAAAGGATTTGACCGATTTGGAGAAGGAGAAGAAACTCTATCGGAATCACGGGAAGGCGATTTTGATTAATCCATATATCAACGACCGAAACGTAAACGAAAAGGAAAAGTTTTATACCGAAGAGAAGAGGCTTATCGGAATGCAAGCTGCAAGTTTAATTGCGAAAAAGGACTCCATTTTGATTGCGTCGGGGACGACCATGCATGCTTTGGCCCGCTGTATCCAGACGACCGACAAGCTCACCGTGATTACAGCTTCGCTGCAAGTCGCCATCATCTTGTCGAAAGACCGCAATATCGACATTATCGAGTTGGGGGGGATCTTGCGGCACAGCAGTCTGTCGGTAGTGGGCAAGTATGCCGAGGCGGCACTTGCCGACTTTTCGTGCAGCAAACTTTTCCTGGGGGTCGACGGTATCGACTTGGATTTCGGGATTACAACGACCGACATGATGGAGGCGAGTCTCAACCGGGTGATGATGCGGACGGCCCAGAAGACCATTGTGCTGGCCGATTCGTCCAAATTCGGACGGCGCGGATTCAGCAAAATCTCTGACATGGAGGATGTCGACCAGATTATCACTGATTCGAAGGTCTCGCCGGCGATTGCCAAGCGCATTGAGGAGATGGGTATCGTCCTGACCATCGCCGATGATCCGTTGCCAATACCCTCCGGCCGCAGTTGATGAATGATTAAAAGGGACACACTCTATTAATACATAGAAAATCCTGTTGAAATATAGAGAGTTACTGGCTGGAGCCGATTGCTGTCGCCATGGCCCGATAGAGACGCGGTGACGAAATCTGGTAATAGATGAACCCGACAAGGTCGGCGATGAACCAACCGATGGGGATCGACCACCAGATGCCGGTTACTCCTACGGCTGGCAGCGAGGCCAGGACGTAGGCCAGAGCTACCCGTGTGCCCAGCGACAGCACGGTGAGTATGACCGACATGCCCGGCATGCGCATCGACCGATAGTATCCGTAGAGTAGGAAGAGAATGCCGATGAGGGCATAGAAGGCTCCCTCGATGCGCAGGTATTGGGCGCCGATGCGTAGTATCTCCTGTTCATCGGGCTTGACGAAGATGAGCATGAGGGGTTCGGCAAAAATAAATATCAGTAGCGAAACGGCGAGGGAGAAGAGGCAGGTGATGAGTAGAGCCTGGCGCATGCCCCGGCGAATGCGTTGCCGTTTGCAAGCCCCGAAGTTTTGGGCCACGAAGGTCGAGAAGGCATTGCCAAACTCCTGTACCGGCATATAGGCAAAGGAGTCTATCTTGACGGCGGCGGCAAAGGCGGCCATCACCACGGTGCCGAAACTGTTGACCAACCCCTGTACCAGCAGAATGCCCAGGTTCATCACCGACTGTTGCACACAGGTGAGAGTTGAGAAGGCGGTAATCTCTTTCAGCGTAGCCCGGTCGAAATAGAGATCGCGGCGGCGGATTCTCAGTTCGGGGCGTTTGAGGTGGGTGTACAGGGCGATACCCAGTGCGGCGGCACCTTGGGCGATGACGGTTGCGGCAGCAGCCCCTTGTATACCCCAGTGTAGCAGCAGGATAAAGAAGAGGTCGAGCCCGATATTGAGCACGACCGACAACGAAAGGAACCACAACGGAGTCACCGAGTCACCCACGGCACGCAGCAGGGCAGCATAGAAGTTATAGATAAAGGTGAAGAGAATGCCCCAAAAGATAATCCACAGGTAGTCGCGCATGAGCGGGTAGACCTCGGCCGGTACTTGCAGAAATCGCAGTATGGGGTCGAGTGCAAGGAATGCGACCAGGTTGAGCACGAGGGTAATGGCCAGAATCAGGACGAAGGCCA
It contains:
- a CDS encoding DeoR/GlpR family DNA-binding transcription regulator — encoded protein: MTKEERHSIILELLMQHNSILVTDLAEHLNVSSVTIRKDLTDLEKEKKLYRNHGKAILINPYINDRNVNEKEKFYTEEKRLIGMQAASLIAKKDSILIASGTTMHALARCIQTTDKLTVITASLQVAIILSKDRNIDIIELGGILRHSSLSVVGKYAEAALADFSCSKLFLGVDGIDLDFGITTTDMMEASLNRVMMRTAQKTIVLADSSKFGRRGFSKISDMEDVDQIITDSKVSPAIAKRIEEMGIVLTIADDPLPIPSGRS
- a CDS encoding MATE family efflux transporter, with protein sequence MSTPHLNLTEGGITGTLLRFTLPMMAGALLQQCYNIADTLIVGQFIGPAALAAVGSAYTLMVFLCSILLGLSLGSSTVFSQQYGRGDLPALRHSTYVAFVLILAITLVLNLVAFLALDPILRFLQVPAEVYPLMRDYLWIIFWGILFTFIYNFYAALLRAVGDSVTPLWFLSLSVVLNIGLDLFFILLLHWGIQGAAAATVIAQGAAALGIALYTHLKRPELRIRRRDLYFDRATLKEITAFSTLTCVQQSVMNLGILLVQGLVNSFGTVVMAAFAAAVKIDSFAYMPVQEFGNAFSTFVAQNFGACKRQRIRRGMRQALLITCLFSLAVSLLIFIFAEPLMLIFVKPDEQEILRIGAQYLRIEGAFYALIGILFLLYGYYRSMRMPGMSVILTVLSLGTRVALAYVLASLPAVGVTGIWWSIPIGWFIADLVGFIYYQISSPRLYRAMATAIGSSQ